The nucleotide window GAGAAAATTTGAAATATAGATGTATATTGTTCATTGTAATCTAGTATTGGAGTTATTTATTATAATTAGATATAATTAATCAGATAAGCAAAGTGGGACCAGGACAGGACAGCCCAAAATGGGACCCAATTGAGTGAGATCAAAATTTTGTACAAAGTGAACTTTAGCTACCGTTTTTTGTTTTGAAGCCAGTAACGGCATTTTGGCTTATGATTGTATTTTGGTTTGTTCCCATTCCCATCGAATCATCATCCTTTGTATCTCTTATAcaaccttttcttttccttcgtATTCCCCCCATCCTTCCCCTATACTCTTTTCCACCCCCTCCCCaaccctctttttctttttctattatatatctatatatatatatatatatatatatatatatatatatatatatatatatacgtacaCATTCATccgaaattttttttttagaaaaggtTCCATACTCAGCTAGAAAGAAATAAGTATTAGTGAGATCCTtcaattctttccttatttaggaCAACATAAAAATTCTTCTTAGTCGCTCTTACTAAACCAACTTAAATTTCAAATAAGATCCAGATCAGTTCTTACTGTAATACGATTATCTTTTTAACTTTTATTCGTTTAGACTTTACTTTTTATTATCTTTCTCTTTCCAGTCCAATATTTGTTCTACCCAATTGTAAGTTGAATCTCTCTCTGAACATGGATGAAGGTGGTGAAGATTGTTTCATATGGGAAAATCAAGGTTGGGGTTTTCTGAATTCGGATAACTCAGGTGGTAATGGGGCAAAATCAAGTGGTACAAAGTTACCCGATACCTTGCAACTGGCTGTATCAGATGTTGTTGCTAGGGAGATAGAGATGGCAGGACCATCTGCCGGTAGAAAGAGGACTGCGAACGGTGTCAAGGGAAATGGAGAAGTGAATGAAGGAAAAGTAAATGGAGGACGAGAATCAGATCATGAGATGCATATATGGACAGAAAGAGagaggaggaagaagatgaggaacATGTTCTCTAATCTTCATGCTTTGCTTCCTCAACTTCCCCCTAAGGTAAATTCTTTTCCTTCAATGCCACACACTTTTGCTTATGCTGCATATATAAAGAGAACCCCACCAACATGGAATATAGAAGAAAAGatgattctttccttttttgatAGTACCAAATCCAATGTTTCTAAATTGGGTATGTCAAGCTCAAGGTGAGATACATTATTCTTTATGAAAATGATATATACCTGGCTTTACTTCTTATGGTAACCAAACTAACAAAGTAGTCACCTAAGACAATGGATTGTCAATGTCACAAATAATACACTATACGATGTAGAAATTGATCTTATAAGGTATACACATTTTAACATAGTACAGTAACATGCATTTTGTCTTTCCTCAACAAGGgaagaaacaaacaaaaaaagacTTCCGCAATTTTCGCATGTGGTTCAGAAGCTCAGAAAGTACCTTTCTTCTCcacttatttatttgttttttcttgAATTAACTCAGCCTTCTCTACTTTGTTAACCATGCAAATTTCTCCAAGTGAACTAAATTGCATAGCACTTGAAAAGATCTAAACACAAGAAATATTTACACAATAAATGATACTTTAAAATGTGATAGCACATTACTTACCAATTTTAGAAAGTTTCCAATTAATACTCCTtgagtttcaatttagatgatgtaGTTTGACATGGTATAAAGTTTAaggaaaaaaaacttttaaaatatgtGGTCGGAAAAGCTGAAGGGGCAAAAGTTTTGTGGGGGTCATCGCATTTGTGTGACTaaaaaagcttctcattaagggtaaagtgaGCAAAacaaaaagtttaaagttaaattattttcaaatatagaaatgcgttattctttttgaaacggactaataaagaaaatatgccatttaaattgaaacagagggagtaatatttatcaacaacaacatacccagcgTGATCCCACAATTGGGGTTTGGGAACAACGATTGGGGTTTAGGGAGAGTGAGTGTACGCGTACCTTACCCCTATGTTGTGTGAGTACAGAGATTGTTTCCAATAGACACTCGGCTAAAGAAAAGCGTTTTCAGAATAGGTTCGAAAATACAAGAGTAAAAAATACGGTGAAAATACTGTTCTTGCATTGAAGTGAAAACTCATCATGAAATTATTATGTTCTTAATCAATCGAAGTCTTTAATTCGtattaataactatatataaATGTAGGCGGACAAGTCTACAATTGTTGATGAAGCAGTGAACTACATAAAGACACTTCAGCATACCCTTCAGAAACTTCAGAGACAGAAACTGGAGAGGCTCCATGGCATGGCAACTTCAATGAATCCTTCCATAATCACCTCTCAGAAACTAAGTGCTGACAGTATTATAAGTAGGGAGGCATTTTTAGCTGATCAGGGCTCTACAAATAATGCTGCCATCAGCCCAACAAATAATGCTGCTAATCCAATTTCAATGCCACATTTTCCAGCAGTCTTTCAATCTTGGACATCTCCTAATGTTATCCTAAATGTTTGTGGGGAGGAAGCTCACATTAGTGTGTGTTGTCCCAAAAAGCCAGGCCTTTTGAGTAGCATTTGTTATGTTTTAGAGAAGCACAAGATAGAGGTGGTATCTGCCCAAATTTCATCTAATGATCAAAGAAACATGTACATGATTCAAGCCCATGTAAGTCCATTTCCTCTCTTTtaatttcattcttttctttttgtcttttttatcGAGAAAACCCCcccaaaaaaataaattgaatgcTACAATGAACAGTCCATAGAGTTTTTTGGTAGTAAAATGTGTTACAGAGTCTCTCAATttgaataatttaataaatagTTACAAGGATGCTATGATGGCCATTTAGAAGTTTCCTAACTAGGGTTTGAGCAGTCGAACAGGAAAATTTGGGGGCAAATATTTCCCCCCTTTTGTCAAAAAATCTTATGTATAGACTTACCATCATagcttattgcttatcatcaTTAGTTTGTCAGGAAAACGCGATAAGCACGCATTTAGatcccgtttggacataagaaatattcccccttttttaaaaaaaatttcacttttatccgaaatcagcgtttgttcataaaattttcaattttcacttgaaaatgaattttgaaaattttcaaaaatttgaaaaactccaaaaaactgttttaaatttttactcaaatcactcacaaaacttcaaaaataacccaaaattatattcatgtccaacacaactctaaatttcaaataccattttcacttgaaaattttttccccctattttggaattttacaattcttatgtccaaacacccactTAGTCTGTCTTAATATATCTTAAATGTCGATTTCTAGAATATGGGTACATTATAAAAGAAAGGAGGGAAACTAGTGTAAAGTGGAAATTGATCCTTGTTTCTTTGAGTAAATAATTAAGTATTGAACCAAGTGCATCATTCAACCTTTATAGAGCATGAGTACCAATACATAATATTGGACCAATTATATTCTAGAAAATACACAGTTtattaaaatacataaaatacctaGTTTGATAAAGGGACCATTGGTTCACGTGCCCCATAATTGATGCTATAGATCCGCCCCTGCTTGCTGTAATGTTTATTAAAATTGCCATGGTTTCTTAGAATGTTACTAAGTATTTTGTGACACTAGGGTTTCCTGTAATACATATGTTTGACACACAAGCGTTTTGAATGGTAGTTGAGTTTCGGTTTGATCATCACTTTCTCTTTGTTGGGTTGCTCAAAAATTTTCAGGCAAGTGGAGCTTCTGATCAGTTCTCTGAAACGTTTCCCGTGGAAGAAATATACAAGCAAGCAGCAGGAGAAATAATAATGTGTGTAACATCCCAGTGATACTGCATATTTCACCATAAGAGAGATAAAGGAGCAAAAGGGATATATACTCATAAACTTCAATATATAGAATATAGAAACTAGAAGATGATAGCCATGGAGATATAAATGTTTTGGTATCAGCATTAATTGCCTTTTAAATGGCTCCTGAAACTATTTACTGAATGGAATGCTCTTTGAACTTTTGGTTCATAGGTTTAACTCTTCGATGCTACAATATAAAGTGAAGTTTTGGGTTTTCATAATTTACGAAGATATGAGCATCTCTCTCAAAAAATCACGTTCGAACATAAATACTACTCCCTCCTCTGTTCCGcaaacctatttcctttttggtccgtttaaaaaagaatgacccatttgtaaatttgaaaacaatttagttTATACTTTCAATTCTACCCTTAACGAGAAATTTTATAACCGCACAAATACCCTagacccctttttgacttgtttaggaccacaaatttcaaaacccttcatttttttaaactctttactcagtcaaacaggttcacataactTGGAAAGAAGGAAGTATTACTTGCATGTTGTTCATTGTTTGAACGATCTCATTATCGATATTAAATAACTATTGATCACACGCTAGCTAGCAGTTGAATTTCATATTGGAAAAGGGGCCATACATGTTCCTCTACTTCTCGAAAAGGACTAATTCTTCTGTCCATTATACTATTGGTCCACTAGTGCCCTTAAAGTTAAAAAAGGCTTAGAAAGAGAACCTCTTTTTATTATTCACATCGTATCAACTAGTTATGAAATTAGATTGATAGTCTCCACTCGTGTTCTAGCTCGCTACAGAGCTAGATTTGCCTCAATTTTTTGTCTTCTTCTTTCTACCGTTTTCACATTAGCTTTCACTATTTCAAGAGTTTGCTGAGTTTCTTGTGGatcaaccatgcaatccaacatACATGTCATTTATGCCGTTAAACTTGCATTTAGCAAATGCTTATAACAAATACAAcacctccgtttcaatttatatgatagTGGTTGACTAGGCACAAAGTTtaagtaagaaaggaaaacttttaaaaattctgGTCTAAAATGATTCAAAGATACTTTTTTGGCTATAAATCAACTCATTAAGTgtgaaattaaatatttttaaagttaaattattattaaatataaaaagataTTATTCTTTTTGATGCTTAATAAAAACGAAAAAAGTGTaacataaattgggacggagtaACATATATAGTATGCGCATCTAATCATGTTGCAATTATAACAAGTCATGCACAACATGTGATAATAATATATCTCATATATTATCCTAGTATTCGCACATCTACTCATCGCCTCATATATATAGTATCCCAATATAGGTAGTATATATAAAACAGTTCTAGTTTGAGAAAATTCTATCATCGAGGTCAAAGTCTTTATCTTGGTCCAAGCAAAATTTTAACCTTCCAAAATAGTCTTCTCATGTCCGAATCCACCAAATGAC belongs to Nicotiana tabacum cultivar K326 chromosome 6, ASM71507v2, whole genome shotgun sequence and includes:
- the LOC107778816 gene encoding transcription factor bHLH95-like, producing the protein MDEGGEDCFIWENQGWGFLNSDNSGGNGAKSSGTKLPDTLQLAVSDVVAREIEMAGPSAGRKRTANGVKGNGEVNEGKVNGGRESDHEMHIWTERERRKKMRNMFSNLHALLPQLPPKADKSTIVDEAVNYIKTLQHTLQKLQRQKLERLHGMATSMNPSIITSQKLSADSIISREAFLADQGSTNNAAISPTNNAANPISMPHFPAVFQSWTSPNVILNVCGEEAHISVCCPKKPGLLSSICYVLEKHKIEVVSAQISSNDQRNMYMIQAHASGASDQFSETFPVEEIYKQAAGEIIMCVTSQ